The following coding sequences are from one Anguilla anguilla isolate fAngAng1 chromosome 12, fAngAng1.pri, whole genome shotgun sequence window:
- the igsf10 gene encoding immunoglobulin superfamily member 10 isoform X1: protein MNALSRGNPCLRRELLLFLCFLVQAIPTGSACPKSCACYVPAEVHCTFRYLTAIPGAIQPTVERMNLGSLSLAFRYNSLSVLKEHDFSGLRNLELLMLHSNTIHKIEDKAFDDLQSLQVLKMSYNRVKEINKETLQGLKSLVRLHMDHNRIEFINPEAFYGLTALQLVQLEGNLLQQLHPDTFVTLRYSQIFKVSSVKNIYLSDNALSSLPASIFSHCTQLENLYLHGNPWSCDCRMEWFVDWAEKNTGILKCKRDRKYARGQLCPVCESPAASRGKILAQVPRTALSCTKPWIYPHLKQKNITVDEGEYSPVTSKDFIAPIGLMVMNMTDQFHNDASVVCTVQRPSGMENLTVIHDEDIMTMSVSVATSLICNIDYEHIQKLWRILATYSDSPMRLERGLLLAKTPEMIYRYQQRRPGQNEDEVFTAIETEIKANPAWLMQGEVTLQLDRTTTTFSTLHVKYTSTVQLRMENKAQRKDRYSWAMIKRDNLTKTEHSVLTGGVADLNCQTWGDPKPSIDWILSDGSKVRAPYNSEDRRIVITDSGRLTLRAADTSDSGLYRCIATNYLDADVLTFRITVLSPDVEADDVNGVQLSYSLGDSLLLDCESSGNPKASIQWILPDHTVLDRSYGNKKIYENGTLGVQELTQRDRGFYRCLAGNYLGVDMVASQITISGTEKNSNVLLEGEGSGSELESNSEESESHNELTPSGPSHKTSQESRTITSDRPYPRHRFSHSRTSGDITQRRHGPSTRRRNWGARRIFGNTSKKVDPQKWEEFMKRAQKGKTTEDEEETQTGRKNTKTNNPVSEISGDEEVGSGESLSEEQLIVIPSTVMTSTVRPEVTTRLMPKTTEALTVSPSPRLTTSRREAERNAVTPVISPLYHSVTPSAVDLYALERSTNRPLNLPVTVKLKVTDSTSEMRLRISGDALETVTDVTPLLMMQYPNVTMMDSPGLRSEPVIHTSTDPDGQTTFTAVTTTEHEQDEITFHTTQRITSPRIPAGSTIISHQQIHIIPPNKQRVGRRRNFPNRRRVFKPSRINDIHAYLNKLKKPTEKHKGNSTVPSTVELTTDNPAIEKNENSIISETKYTLAYDTGSKPKPNIHSSSLHNTEKPTMVALENPLLSSTTLPPVTKTYFRKVKSTTQPPTTDSHFRSEGFTRFMTSADAPVLQTTQDPRELERNSAHTDKLSSTIKPTTRPSKVIRGRIPWEKLFGTKQGQKELLSRLRKPVKLTTTTETLTTVKTTPTTAPARTTTLFPTTRYLVPLITSQRISSGKTPIIQPSQTSPDDFSGSSFTSESQTVSRVATASSTISLPGGNQKESVGRAPTTAPSFALRFSTTTEISPFAETLETPPTAMTATTEKRFEGSFGSASGSGGSSAEPVNRLGFPRRPIGGPRRIGIRRRRPGKKITVVTPNTKRTMVTESLTTSPSRTVSPIRTNIPSTTLDPTLTIIDNRKSTTPSISKTSGGDTTKDSEKDSWRGPTRALTTSRPRAYTTTARLRTTTTKPTTVKTITTSRSYTTSQPRTTSTASSSESATKAIRINTDVRLPPGRESKHPTPSVRKVQPTVFSHKDSKSGTRLGSNQPHPKPTPSLSRIRTKPSESKQDLDQSEVTDRTQTMKFDTLIIPTTEQGYTTSTVPFSSNMDSETSHKYDQLNGHQTTTSNMIGLELSTGDMPSKPRIIGGNAASFTVLSNSDAFLPCEPVGHPEPTISWKRFSSGTGSTLTIRGKMGKFEMFKNGTLLIQNANIKDRGQYLCLAENDHGSDKLLVMLSVVSYPSRILEPKVREIKSHTGDTVEVKCRTDGRPTPVVSWILANQTQVRGYNTDRGRVSVTADGTLVIQQVTVFDRGHYKCIASNPAGADTATVRLQVVAAPPGILEEKRQLVNVVSGESLKLPCTAQGSPQPTVHWVLFDGTTVRPLNSHGNKASVLANGTLLLRGLAGSDSGMYECIATSSTGSERRVVSLTVEQTETMPHIVELSQRNTELNYGGRLWLNCTAVGEPTPKILWRLPSKALVDQVHRMGSRIHVLDNGTLIIDPVSEKDAGDYLCIARNKIGDDLQLMKVSVSMKPAKIMTKPLGKKQVPYGNDLKVDCKASGSPEPEISWGLPDGTVLNSVMQSDDSRGRTRRYILFDNGTLYFNKIGMTEEGDYTCYAENTLGKDEMHVHISVLTAAPRIRPSSRTYARVKPGGNVRFDCEAVGEPKPKILWMLPSNDMIAASNDRYLMHVNGSLDIRDVKLVDAGEYVCMARNAAGDDRKVYKLDIDGNPPVINGYRQNRTVIKDTASKYSRKLIDCRAEGSPPPKITWIMPDNIFLSAPYYGSRINVHPNGTLEIRNVRPTDTAEFICMARNDGGEAVMVVQLEVSSMLRRPIFKNPFNERVVARLGKTTVLNCSADGHPTPEISWLLPNGTRFTNDARTPHHHLGSDGNLVIYNPSREDTGKYRCSAKNKMGYIEKLVVLEVGQRPYIVTRPRGIIRSVSGESLFLHCLTDGSPRPTIYWTVPGGQVLSRPQVNGRFHLLENGTLVVRETTFHDRGNYLCRAKNDMGEAALTVPVIIIAYPPRITNGPPSTMRAAVGVPVQLNCMAIGIPKPEISWELPDRSELSTANKGRPTGTELLHPQGTLVIQRPTSSDSGAYKCIAKNHMGTDSRTTYIRVM from the exons ATGAACGCCCTCAGTCGAGGAAATCCGTGCCTGCGAAGGGAGTTAttactgtttctctgtttccttGTGCAAGCAATTCCCACAGGTAGTGCATGCCCCAAATCGTGCGCGTGCTATGTTCCCGCCGAAGTGCACTGCACCTTCAGATACCTGACAGCAATACCAGGAGCGATCCAGCCTACTGTGGAACGTATGAACCTGGG atctctctccctcgctttcAGATACAACAGTTTAAGTGTATTGAAAGAGCACGACTTTTCTGGATTGAGGAATCTGGAACTGTTAATGTTGCATAGCAACACCATACACAAGATAGAAGACAAGGCCTTCGATGATCTCCAGTCCTTGCAG GTCCTGAAGATGAGCTACAACAGAGTGAAAGAGATCAACAAGGAGACTCTCCAGGGCTTGAAGAGTCTGGTCCGGTTGCACATGGACCACAACCGGATTGAGTTCATCAACCCTGAGGCCTTCTATGGCCTGACTGCGCTGCAACTGGTGCAACTGGAGGGAAATCTCCTTCAGCAGCTGCACCCTGACACCTTTGTCACCTTGCGCTACAGCCAGATCTTCAAGGTGTCCTCCGTTAAGAACATATACCTGTCTGACAATGCCCTGAGCAGCCTACCTGCTAGCATCTTCTCCCACTGCACCCAGCTGGAAAATCTgtatctccatggcaacccctggtcatgtgactgccgTATGGAATGGTTTGTGGACTGGGCAGAGAAGAACACAG GGATACTGAAATGCAAGCGGGATAGGAAGTATGCTAGGGGTcagctctgtcctgtgtgtgaatCTCCTGCAGCCTCCAGAGGCAAGATCCTTGCTCAGGTACCACGTACTGCCCTGTCCTGTACTAAGCCTTGGATTTACCCTCacttaaagcaaaaaaacatcACTGTGGATGAGGGGGAATACTCCCCTGTGACCTCCAAGGATTTCATTGCACCCATTGGACTGATGGTGATGAACATGACCGATCAGTTTCATAATGATGCTAGTGTGGTCTGCACTGTCCAGAGGCCTTCAGGGATGGAGAATCTGACTGTAATACATGATGAAGACATCATGACGATGAGTGTATCTGTTGCCACATCCCTTATCTGTAATATCGACTACGAGCACATTCAGAAGCTGTGGCGCATATTGGCCACCTATAGTGACTCACCCATGCGGCTGGAGAGGGGGCTGCTGCTTGCCAAAACACCAGAAATGATCTACAGGTACCAGCAAAGGAGGCCAGGACAGAATGAGGATGAGGTCTTTACTGCCATAGAGACAGAGATCAAAGCTAACCCTGCATGGCTGATGCAGGGTGAGGTCACATTACAGCTTGACCGTACGACTACCACCTTCTCTACTCTGCATGTTAAGTATACATCCACTGTTCAGCTGCGAATGGAGAACAAAGCACAGAGGAAGGACAGATACAGTTGGGCAATGATCAAAAGGGACAACCTCACCAAAACCGAGCATTCTGTTCTAACCGGTGGGGTAGCTGACTTGAACTGTCAGACTTGGGGTGACCCAAAGCCTTCCATCGACTGGATCTTATCTGATGGCAGCAAAGTTCGTGCACCATACAACAGTGAAGACCGAAGGATTGTTATCACAGACTCAGGAAGACTCACCCTGAGGGCAGCAGACACCTCAGACTCTGGACTGTACCGCTGCATTGCAACAAACTATCTTGATGCAGATGTGTTGACTTTCCGGATTACAGTTTTGTCTCCGGATGTGGAAGCAGATGATGTGAATGGAGTGCAGCTCTCATACTCATTGGGTGACAGCTTGCTTCTAGACTGTGAATCTTCTGGTAACCCTAAAGCATCCATTCAGTGGATCTTACCGGACCACACAGTGTTAGACAGGTCTTATGGGaacaagaaaatatatgaaaatggcACTTTGGGAGTACAAGAGCTAACTCAGAGGGACCGTGGGTTTTATAGATGTCTTGCTGGCAATTATTTGGGGGTGGATATGGTAGCCTCTCAGATTACCATTTCAGGAACTGAGAAAAATAGCAATGTGCTTTTAGAAGGTGAGGGGTCAGGGAGTGAGCTTGAGTCCAACTCAGAGGAAAGTGAAAGTCACAATGAGCTAACTCCTTCTGGCCCCTCCCACAAAACAAGTCAAGAGTCAAGAACTATCACCTCAGATAGGCCGTACCCCAGACATAGGTTCTCACACAGCAGAACCTCTGGTGATATCACCCAGAGAAGGCATGGCCCCTCCACCAGAAGGCGCAACTGGGGAGCTAGGAGAATCTTTGGCAATACTTCCAAGAAAGTAGACCCTCAGAAATGGGAAGAGTTCATGAAAAGGGCACAAAAAGGTAAGACGACAGAGGATGAGGAAGAAACTCAGACtgggaggaaaaacacaaagactaATAATCCAGTGTCCGAGATCTCTGGGGATGAGGAGGTGGGCTCAGGAGAAAGCCTTTCTGAAGAACAGCTCATCGTCATTCCAAGCACTGTCATGACAAGTACAGTGAGACCTGAGGTAACTACTAGATTGATGCCCAAAACTACTGAGGCACTGACAGTATCCCCATCTCCCCGTCTCACTACTAGTCGCCgggaagcagagagaaatgCAGTAACACCAGTTATAAGTCCACTTTATCATTCTGTTACACCTAGTGCTGTTGATCTGTATGCTCTTGAGAGAAGCACAAACAGACCTCTGAATCTGCCAGTAACTGTGAAGCTCAAAGTAACTGATTCAACCAGTGAGATGCGGCTGAGGATCTCAGGTGATGCCCTGGAGACAGTCACAGATGTAACACCCCTGCTCATGATGCAGTACCCAAATGTGACCATGATGGACAGCCCAGGCCTAAGGTCTGAGCCAGTGATCCACACATCGACTGACCCCGATGGCCAGACCACATTTACGGCAGTcactactactgaacatgagcAAGATGAGATCACATTCCACACCACTCAGAGGATCACATCACCCAGAATTCCTGCAGGATCCACTATAATCTCCCATCAGCAGATCCACATCATCCCCCCTAACAAACAGCGTGTGGGTAGGAGGCGCAACTTTCCTAACAGGAGGAGGGTTTTTAAGCCCAGCAGAATCAATGACATCCATGCATACCTGAACAAACTAAAGAAGcccacagaaaagcacaaaggCAATTCCACAGTCCCATCTACTGTGGAACTCACCACAGACAACCCTGCTatagagaaaaatgaaaacagcataATTTCTGAGACAAAATACACTCTGGCCTACGATACTGGATCAAAGCCTAAACCTAATATTCACAGCTCTTCCCTGCACAATACAGAGAAGCCAACTATGGTGGCTCTGGAAAATCCACTCCTCAGTTCTACCACTTTACCACCtgtgacaaaaacatatttccgGAAAGTAAAATCCACCACACAACCACCCACTACTGACTCACATTTCAGATCAGAGGGATTCACTAGATTTATGACGTCTGCAGATGCTCCAGTGCTTCAGACAACACAGGATCCTAGGGAGTTGGAGAGAAACTCAGCACATACTGACAAACTAAGCTCCACTATAAAGCCTACTACAAGACCCTCTAAAGTTATCCGAGGTAGAATTCCCTGGGAAAAACTGTTTGGGACTAAGCAGGGTCAAAAAGAGCTCCTCAGCAGGTTACGTAAGCCTGTGAAGCTAACAACCACAACAGAAACCCTAACAACAGTTAAAACCACACCCACTACTGCCCCAGCAAGGACTACGACCCTCTTTCCCACAACAAGATATTTAGTTCCACTTATAACATCCCAAAGGATATCATCTGGAAAGACACCTATCATTCAGCCTTCACAGACTTCACCTGATGATTTTTCAGGGTCTTCTTTCACTTCTGAATCTCAGACTGTGTCTAGAGTTGCCACTGCTTCCTCAACCATATCACTGCCAGGTGGCAACCAAAAAGAATCAGTGGGTCGGGCTCCTACAACAGCACCTAGCtttgcattaagattttccaCCACTACAGAAATCTCACCATTTGCTGAAACCCTAGAAACCCCACCAACAGCAATGACTGCTACCACTGAAAAGAGATTTGAAGGTTCATTTGGCTCTGCCTCTGGTTCAGGGGGGTCTTCTGCTGAACCTGTGAACAGACTTGGGTTCCCTCGGAGGCCAATTGGTGGACCCCGGAGGATAGGCATAAGGCGTAGAAGGCCAGGCAAAAAAATTACTGTGGTAACCCCCAATACGAAAAGAACTATGGTGACAGAATCTCTAACAACATCACCCTCTAGGACGGTTTCACCCATACGCACAAACATTCCCTCCACAACACTGGACCCAACATTGACCATAATAGATAATAGGAAATCCACAACACCTTCTATCTCCAAGACTTCAGGAGGTGATACCACTAAAGACTCAGAAAAAGATAGCTGGAGAGGTCCAACTAGGGCTCTCACCACTAGCCGTCCAAGAGCATACACTACAACTGCAAGGCTTAGAACAACTACAACAAAACCAACAACCGTTAAAACCATAACCACATCAAGGTCTTATACTACATCACAACCGCGCACCACCTCCACAGCAAGCAGTAGTGAAAGTGCTACAAAAGCCATAAGAATAAACACTGACGTTAGGCTCCCCCCAGGAAGGGAAAGTAAACATCCAACACCTTCTGTAAGAAAGGTCCAACCCACTGTATTTTCTCACAAGGACAGCAAATCTGGGACCAGACTTGGAAGCAACCAGCCACATCCTAAACCAACACCTTCTTTGTCCAGAATTAGAACAAAACCCTCAGAATCCAAACAGGATTTGGATCAGTCTGAGGTGACAGACAGGACACAGACTATGAAATTCGATACCTTGATCATTCCTACAACAGAACAGGGCTACACCACTTCCACTGTGCCTTTCAGCAGTAATATGGACAGTGAAACATCCCACAAATATGACCAGCTTAATGGGCATCAGACAACCACCTCCAATATGATAGGACTTGAGCTGTCCACAGGGGACATGCCATCCAAGCCTAGGATCATTGGAGGCAATGCAGCAAGCTTCACTGTCCTGTCTAACTCAGATGCCTTCCTGCCCTGTGAGCCCGTGGGTCATCCTGAGCCGACAATCAGCTGGAAACGCTTCTCTTCTGGGACAG GGAGCACCTTGACCATAAGGGGCAAGATGGGTAAATTTGAGATGTTCAAGAATGGCACTCTTTTGATTCAGAATGCCAACATTAAGGACCGTGGGCAGTACCTGTGCCTAGCAGAGAATGACCATGGCTCAGACAAGCTCCTGGTCATGTTGTCTGTGGTTTCCTACCCATCACGCATCCTGGAGCCAAAGGTGAGGGAGATAAAGTCCCATACTGGGGACACAGTGGAAGTTAAGTGCAGGACTGATGGTCGGCCGACACCCGTCGTCTCCTGGATCCTGGCCAACCAAACTCAAGTGAGAGGCTACAACACAGACCGTGGCAGGGTGAGCGTGACCGCTGATGGGACTCTAGTCATCCAGCAGGTGACTGTATTTGACAGGGGACACTATAAGTGCATCGCCAGTAACCCAGCAGGAGCAGATACTGCCACTGTCCGGCTGCAGGTTGTGGCTGCGCCCCCTGGGATCCTGGAGGAAAAACGGCAGCTGGTCAACGTTGTGAGTGGGGAGAGCCTGAAGCTCCCCTGTACTGCTCAGGGCAGCCCACAGCCTACTGTGCACTGGGTACTCTTTGATGGAACAACGGTCAGACCTCTAAATAGCCATGGTAACAAGGCATCTGTTTTAGCCAATGGTACATTGCTCCTCAGAGGCCTGGCAGGCTCGGACAGCGGAATGTACGAATGCATCGCCACCAGCTCCACGGGGTCTGAAAGAAGGGTGGTCAGCTTGACTGTGGAGCAGACCGAGACCATGCCCCACATTGTGGAGTTGTCTCAGCGTAACACGGAGCTGAATTATGGGGGCCGGCTCTGGCTGAACTGCACTGCTGTGGGGGAGCCCACGCCCAAGATCCTCTGGAGGCTCCCTTCGAAGGCACTTGTCGACCAGGTACACAG GATGGGCAGTCGGATTCATGTCCTGGACAATGGAACCCTGATCATTGACCCTGTGAGTGAGAAGGACGCTGGAGACTATCTCTGCATTGCTCGCAACAAGATTGGAGATGACCTACAGCTTATGAAAGTCTCTGTGTCCATGAAGCCAGCCAAGATCATGACCAAACCTTTGGGTAAGAAACAGGTACCCTATGGCAATGACCTGAAGGTGGACTGTAAGGCCTCTGGCTCACCCGAGCCAGAGATCTCCTGGGGCTTACCGGACGGCACAGTGTTGAACAGTGTGATGCAGTCAGatgacagcagggggcgcacaCGACGCTACATCCTCTTCGACAATGGAACTCTCTATTTCAACAAGATAGGGATGACAGAGGAGGGGGACTACACCTGCTACGCTGAAAACACACTGGGCAAAGATGAGATGCACGTGCATATCAGCGTGTTGACAGCAGCCCCACGCATCAGGCCGTCCAGCCGCACCTATGCCAGGGTGAAACCAGGTGGGAACGTGCGCTTCGACTGCGAGGCCGTTGGTGAGCCCAAGCCAAAGATCCTCTGGATGTTGCCCTCTAATGACATGATTGCTGCCTCCAACGACCGCTACCTAATGCACGTGAATGGATCGCTGGACATCCGGGATGTCAAGTTAGTCGATGCCGGGGAGTATGTGTGCATGGCTCGCAATGCTGCTGGGGATGACAGAAAGGTTTACAAGCTGGACATTGATGGAAACCCCCCTGTCATCAACGGCTACCGCCAAAATAGAACTGTCATCAAAGACACCGCCTCCAAGTATTCCAGGAAGCTGATTGACTGCAGGGCAGAGGGAAGCCCGCCACCCAAGATCACCTGGATCATGCCCGACAACATCTTCCTCTCGGCCCCCTATTACGGGAGCAGGATCAACGTCCACCCCAATGGGACGCTGGAGATCCGAAACGTGCGCCCCACAGACACAGCTGAGTTCATCTGCATGGCACGGAATGATGGCGGGGAGGCGGTCATGGTGGTCCAGCTGGAGGTCTCTAGCATGTTGAGGAGACCGATCTTCAAAAATCCCTTCAATGAGAGAGTGGTGGCACGCTTGGGGAAGACCACTGTGCTGAACTGCTCAGCCGATGGGCATCCAACACCAGAGATCAGTTGGTTGTTGCCCAATGGAACACGCTTTACCAATGATGCTCGGACGCCTCACCACCATCTGGGGAGCGATGGAAACTTAGTCATTTACAACCCCAGCAGGGAAGACACGGGTAAATACCGGTGCTCTGCTAAGAACAAGATGGGCTACATAGAGAAGCTGGTGGTCTTGGAGGTGGGACAGAGGCCGTACATAGTGACTCGTCCTCGAGGAATCATCCGCAGTGTGTCTGGGGAATCCTTGTTTCTCCACTGCCTCACTGATGGCAGCCCCCGACCTACTATCTACTGGACCGTCCCGGGGGGCCAAGTCTTGTCTCGTCCGCAGGTGAACGGTCGTTTCCACCTCCTGGAAAATGGGACCCTTGTTGTGCGGGAGACGACCTTCCACGACCGTGGAAACTACTTGTGCAGAGCTAAGAATGATATGGGTGAGGCTGCGCTCACTGTCCCAGTCATCATCATCGCCTACCCTCCGCGCATCACCAATGGGCCTCCGTCAACCATGCGGGCAGCGGTGGGAGTGCCTGTGCAGCTTAACTGCATGGCCATTGGGATCCCCAAACCTGAGATCTCATGGGAGCTGCCCGACCGCTCTGAACTGTCCACAGCTAATAAGGGCCGGCCCACTGGCACAGAGCTGCTCCACCCCCAGGGAACACTCGTCATTCAGAGACCCACCAGCTCCGATTCCGGAGCCTACAAGTGCATAGCCAAGAATCACATGGGCACAGACTCCAGAACCACGTACATCCGGGTGATGTGA